The Allochromatium tepidum genome has a window encoding:
- the ccoS gene encoding cbb3-type cytochrome oxidase assembly protein CcoS yields the protein MEVIYGLIPGMLILGLAAVAVLFWAARSGQFDDLEGDGQRLLLDEDEILDRDRSDTRSPPGAEPETRSDEASPG from the coding sequence ATGGAAGTCATCTATGGCCTGATCCCCGGAATGCTGATCCTGGGGCTAGCGGCGGTCGCCGTGCTGTTCTGGGCCGCGCGCAGCGGTCAGTTCGACGACCTGGAGGGTGACGGACAGCGCCTCCTGCTCGACGAGGACGAGATCCTCGATCGCGACCGGAGCGATACCCGCAGCCCGCCCGGCGCCGAGCCTGAGACCCGCTCCGATGAAGCGTCGCCGGGTTGA
- a CDS encoding methyl-accepting chemotaxis protein translates to MWKNLTIRARLAVTAIPGILLIGTALVLIAYLTASSMAETLVHQTLLTKADGDLRASKLYLERDFGQLSLQGGRLIDAQGRSVEGNTEMPDVISRDLSLVFSLFARDGTDFVRVATSVRDADGRRQLGTRLGASAAAHDPLLRGERYVGESDVLGEPHLTAYEPVFDAAGQVIGTFGLGIPKTRAKAIVAEGMTEMLLGMGVALLAVVAVGILGVLGISGMITGPILQVTARLREIAEGEGDLRQRLTAEGRNELADLARTFNLFVERIHEMVKESAGVSTHLAAAAEELSLTSNETSEQVRHQLSETDQVATAIHEMTATVEEVARHAAEAARAAQETDREAEAGSRVVEQAIAAIEALANEVETAGQVITRLSDDSREIGAVLDVIRGVAAQTNLLALNAAIEAARAGEQGRGFAVVADEVRTLASRTQDSIQDIQGKIERVQSGSSGAVDVMDQGRARAGEGVAQARQAGDSLRAIAAAIARINDMNTQIASAAEEQSAVAEEINRNIQSMSQSVGQISDGAMQAAAASGELARLAANLQESSGRFKI, encoded by the coding sequence ATGTGGAAGAATCTCACTATCCGCGCCCGGCTCGCAGTCACCGCCATCCCCGGTATCCTGCTGATCGGCACCGCGCTGGTCCTGATTGCCTATCTCACGGCCTCCTCCATGGCCGAAACGCTCGTACATCAAACCTTGCTCACCAAGGCCGATGGTGATCTGCGCGCCTCCAAGCTCTATCTCGAGCGTGACTTCGGTCAACTGAGTCTTCAGGGCGGCAGGCTGATCGACGCCCAGGGCCGCTCGGTCGAGGGCAATACGGAGATGCCCGATGTCATCAGCCGTGATCTGAGTCTGGTCTTCAGTCTCTTTGCCCGCGATGGCACGGATTTCGTGCGGGTTGCCACCAGTGTGCGCGATGCCGACGGGCGGCGTCAGCTCGGCACCCGGCTCGGCGCCTCGGCAGCCGCCCATGATCCATTGTTACGGGGCGAGCGCTATGTGGGCGAATCCGATGTACTGGGCGAACCGCACCTGACAGCCTATGAACCCGTGTTCGATGCCGCCGGTCAGGTGATCGGCACCTTCGGACTCGGCATCCCCAAGACACGGGCCAAGGCCATCGTCGCCGAGGGCATGACCGAGATGCTGCTGGGAATGGGGGTGGCGCTTCTGGCTGTGGTCGCAGTCGGTATCCTGGGCGTCCTCGGGATCTCCGGCATGATCACCGGTCCCATCCTCCAGGTCACCGCACGCCTGCGGGAGATCGCCGAGGGTGAGGGTGACCTCAGGCAGCGATTGACCGCCGAGGGTCGCAACGAGCTGGCCGATCTGGCACGAACCTTCAACCTCTTCGTCGAGCGCATCCACGAGATGGTCAAGGAGTCCGCCGGTGTCTCGACGCATCTGGCGGCTGCAGCCGAGGAGTTGTCGCTCACCAGTAACGAGACCAGCGAGCAGGTTCGCCATCAGCTCTCCGAAACCGATCAGGTCGCCACCGCCATCCATGAGATGACGGCTACGGTCGAGGAGGTCGCGCGCCATGCCGCCGAGGCCGCGCGCGCGGCCCAGGAGACCGACCGCGAGGCCGAGGCCGGTTCCCGGGTTGTCGAGCAGGCCATCGCCGCCATCGAGGCGCTCGCCAACGAAGTCGAGACGGCCGGCCAAGTCATCACCCGCCTGTCGGACGACAGCCGCGAGATCGGCGCCGTGCTCGATGTGATCCGGGGCGTGGCGGCCCAGACCAACCTGCTGGCCCTGAATGCCGCCATCGAGGCCGCGCGCGCCGGTGAGCAGGGACGCGGTTTCGCCGTGGTCGCCGACGAAGTGCGGACCCTGGCCAGCCGCACCCAGGACTCGATCCAGGATATCCAGGGCAAGATTGAGCGCGTACAGTCCGGATCGTCCGGCGCGGTGGACGTCATGGATCAGGGACGCGCCCGGGCCGGCGAGGGCGTGGCCCAGGCACGTCAGGCCGGTGATTCACTGCGTGCCATCGCGGCCGCCATCGCGCGCATCAATGATATGAACACACAGATTGCGAGCGCCGCCGAGGAGCAATCGGCCGTGGCCGAGGAGATCAACCGCAACATTCAGTCGATGTCGCAGAGTGTGGGCCAGATCTCGGATGGCGCGATGCAGGCGGCCGCCGCCAGCGGCGAACTGGCCAGGCTCGCAGCGAACCTCCAGGAAAGCTCGGGACGATTCAAGATATGA
- a CDS encoding PilZ domain-containing protein translates to MLTNDERRGFRRLETETDVVITRLATGESMLAALINLSASGCAFRSERPIVPDEELDILVSSPNPRIEPLRRRARVARVSQDEEGRLVAVEFVLDRD, encoded by the coding sequence ATGCTCACCAATGACGAACGCCGAGGATTCAGGCGCCTGGAGACCGAAACCGATGTCGTCATCACCCGGCTGGCGACGGGTGAGTCCATGCTCGCCGCCCTGATCAACCTGAGTGCCTCCGGATGTGCTTTTCGCTCCGAACGGCCGATCGTGCCCGATGAGGAACTGGATATCCTGGTCAGCAGCCCGAATCCGAGGATCGAACCGCTGCGCCGGCGCGCGCGCGTGGCCCGCGTGAGCCAGGACGAAGAGGGACGGCTGGTCGCAGTCGAGTTCGTGCTCGACCGAGATTGA
- a CDS encoding DUF2835 domain-containing protein: MHCFYFSLNIPRTEYLRYYQGSAARVVVRAHDGRTLSIPAINLRQFVTHAGIQGRFRATIDQNNRLVSLDRQ, from the coding sequence ATGCATTGCTTCTATTTCAGCCTGAACATTCCGCGCACCGAGTACCTGCGTTATTACCAGGGCTCGGCCGCGCGTGTGGTCGTGCGCGCCCATGACGGGCGCACATTGTCCATTCCGGCGATCAACCTGCGTCAGTTCGTCACCCATGCCGGTATCCAGGGCCGGTTTCGCGCCACGATCGATCAGAACAATCGGCTGGTCTCGCTGGATCGCCAGTGA
- a CDS encoding efflux RND transporter permease subunit, which translates to MKGFTDLFIHRPVLAIVVNLLIVIAGLSAWNSLSVRQYPVSENASVQISTVYVGAGAELVRGFITTPLERAIGAAEGIDYIESKSLQGISIITARLKLNYDSTKALTDISSKVDQVRNELPVEAQVPAISVQSADSEFAAAYLSFASDILSPEQITDYLSRVVQPRLASVAGVQRIEIFGARTFAMRVWLKPERLAALGISPAQVREALAANNYLAAIGSTKGALVQTTLAANTDLRSAEDFRRLVVYRQGDTIVRLEDIADVELGAEDYDTLVRYSGQTAVFAGVFPQPNANVIEVMRGVRAELDQLQQDMPAGLEASIGYDASAYVSDAIHEVTGTLVDTLLIVILVIFLFLGSVRSVLVPVLAIPVSLIGGIFLMQLFGFTLNLLTLLAIVLSVGLVVDDAIVVVENVERHLREGRTPREAALLGARELVSPIIAMTVTLVSVYVPIGLQGGLTGALFREFAFTLAGAVTISGVVALTLSPTLSAKLLRSAQDEERGLTGWLNRRFDALRAAYGRALGATLEARPAVYLVWVVVSLCTVPMFMFSPKELAPIEDQSVLFGIINTAANATTDHNAVYAEAAERIMLDVPETELTFQLLFPPSIGATVGADGFSGMVVEPWGERTRTVSQMLPDVQAEVSKIPGIQVFMTTPPALPGGSNFPIEFLITSTGDVERLLELAKELQERAAQSGLFFFPPDIDLKLDQPQATLVFDRDKLAALGMNLAQVGADLAVATGGDFVNRFNMADRSYKVIPMIKRIDRLTSEQLGAIHVTGPDGRMIPLSAVAHIEHGVVARSLNRFQQLNAVKLSGMSARTLDEALGFLEKTAREILPPGYGIDYTGESRQLRTEGNKFLPAFSLAVLMIYLVLSVQFNSFRDPVVILAGSVPLALFGALIFTVLKMPDPNMPHWTSGWTTTMNIYAEVGLVTLVGLIAKNGILIVEFAGKLQEQGLSKLDAVHQAAMIRLRPILMTSIATIAGHFPLVLVTGAGAAARNSIGLVLVGGMAIGTLFTLFAVPALYVLLAKERRREPSQELSAPSAVHWRSSETSRLF; encoded by the coding sequence GTGAAAGGCTTTACCGATCTGTTCATCCATCGGCCGGTGCTGGCCATCGTGGTCAACCTGCTGATCGTCATCGCCGGTCTGAGCGCCTGGAATTCGCTCAGCGTGCGCCAGTATCCGGTCAGCGAGAACGCCTCGGTGCAGATCTCGACCGTCTATGTCGGCGCCGGCGCCGAGCTGGTGCGCGGCTTCATCACCACGCCGCTGGAACGCGCGATCGGGGCGGCCGAGGGCATCGACTACATCGAGTCCAAGAGCCTGCAGGGCATCTCGATCATCACCGCCCGCCTGAAGCTCAACTACGACTCGACCAAGGCCCTGACCGACATCTCGTCCAAGGTCGATCAGGTTCGCAACGAACTGCCCGTCGAGGCCCAGGTGCCGGCGATCAGCGTGCAATCGGCCGACTCGGAGTTCGCCGCCGCCTATCTCAGCTTCGCCTCCGACATCCTGTCGCCGGAGCAGATCACCGACTATCTGAGCCGGGTGGTGCAGCCGCGGCTGGCCTCGGTCGCGGGCGTGCAGCGCATCGAGATCTTCGGCGCGCGCACCTTCGCGATGCGCGTCTGGCTCAAGCCCGAGCGCCTGGCGGCACTGGGCATCAGCCCGGCGCAGGTGCGCGAGGCGCTGGCCGCGAACAACTATCTGGCCGCCATCGGCAGCACCAAAGGCGCCCTGGTGCAAACCACCCTGGCGGCCAACACCGATCTGCGCAGCGCGGAGGATTTCCGCCGCCTGGTGGTCTACCGGCAGGGCGACACCATCGTGCGTCTGGAAGACATCGCCGATGTCGAGCTGGGCGCCGAGGACTACGACACCCTGGTGCGCTATTCCGGGCAGACGGCGGTCTTCGCCGGCGTCTTTCCGCAACCCAATGCCAACGTCATCGAGGTGATGCGCGGGGTGCGCGCGGAACTGGACCAGTTACAGCAGGACATGCCGGCGGGCCTGGAGGCGAGCATCGGCTATGATGCTTCCGCCTATGTGAGCGACGCCATCCACGAGGTCACGGGCACTCTGGTCGACACCCTGCTGATCGTGATCCTGGTGATCTTCCTGTTCCTGGGGTCGGTGCGCTCGGTGCTGGTGCCGGTGCTGGCCATCCCGGTGTCGCTGATCGGCGGCATTTTTCTGATGCAGTTGTTCGGCTTCACCCTGAACCTGCTGACCCTGCTCGCCATCGTGCTCTCGGTCGGTCTGGTGGTCGACGATGCCATCGTGGTGGTCGAAAACGTCGAGCGCCATCTGCGCGAGGGACGCACCCCGCGCGAGGCGGCCCTGCTCGGCGCGCGCGAGCTGGTGTCGCCGATCATCGCGATGACGGTCACGCTGGTGTCGGTCTATGTGCCCATCGGTCTGCAGGGCGGGCTGACCGGGGCGCTGTTTCGCGAATTCGCCTTCACGCTGGCCGGCGCCGTGACCATCTCCGGCGTGGTGGCGCTGACGCTGTCGCCGACCCTGTCGGCCAAGCTGTTGCGTAGCGCGCAGGACGAAGAGCGCGGTCTGACCGGCTGGCTCAACCGGCGCTTCGACGCCCTGCGCGCAGCCTATGGACGCGCCCTGGGCGCCACGCTCGAGGCCCGGCCGGCGGTCTATCTGGTGTGGGTGGTGGTGAGTCTGTGCACCGTGCCGATGTTCATGTTCTCGCCCAAGGAGCTGGCGCCGATCGAAGACCAGAGCGTGCTGTTCGGCATCATCAACACGGCGGCCAACGCGACGACCGATCACAATGCCGTCTATGCCGAAGCCGCCGAACGGATCATGCTGGACGTGCCGGAGACCGAGCTGACCTTTCAACTGCTGTTTCCGCCATCCATCGGCGCCACCGTGGGTGCCGACGGCTTCAGCGGCATGGTGGTCGAGCCCTGGGGCGAGCGCACCCGCACGGTCTCGCAGATGCTCCCCGACGTCCAGGCCGAGGTCTCCAAGATCCCCGGCATCCAGGTCTTCATGACCACTCCCCCTGCCCTGCCGGGCGGGAGCAATTTCCCCATCGAGTTCCTTATCACCTCGACCGGCGATGTCGAGCGACTGCTCGAGCTGGCCAAGGAGCTACAGGAACGCGCCGCGCAGAGCGGGTTGTTCTTCTTCCCGCCCGATATCGACCTGAAGCTCGATCAACCCCAGGCGACCCTGGTCTTCGACCGCGACAAACTGGCCGCGCTGGGGATGAACCTGGCCCAGGTCGGCGCCGACCTCGCTGTCGCCACCGGCGGCGACTTCGTCAATCGCTTCAATATGGCCGATCGCAGCTACAAGGTGATCCCGATGATCAAGCGCATCGATCGGCTCACCAGCGAGCAGCTCGGCGCGATTCATGTCACAGGTCCGGACGGTCGGATGATCCCACTGTCGGCCGTGGCGCACATCGAGCACGGCGTCGTGGCGCGCTCGCTGAATCGCTTTCAGCAGCTCAATGCGGTCAAGCTCTCGGGCATGAGCGCCCGCACCCTGGACGAGGCGCTCGGCTTCCTGGAGAAGACCGCGCGCGAGATCCTGCCGCCGGGGTACGGCATCGACTACACCGGCGAATCGCGCCAGCTACGCACCGAGGGCAACAAGTTCCTGCCCGCCTTCTCGCTGGCGGTGTTGATGATCTATCTGGTGCTGTCCGTACAGTTCAATTCCTTTCGTGATCCAGTCGTCATCCTGGCCGGCTCGGTGCCGCTGGCGCTGTTCGGCGCCCTGATCTTCACCGTCCTCAAGATGCCCGATCCCAACATGCCGCACTGGACCAGCGGCTGGACCACGACCATGAACATCTATGCCGAGGTCGGTCTGGTCACGCTGGTCGGGCTGATCGCCAAGAACGGCATCCTGATCGTCGAATTCGCCGGCAAGCTCCAGGAGCAGGGCCTGAGCAAGCTGGACGCCGTGCATCAGGCGGCCATGATCCGGCTGCGCCCGATTCTGATGACCAGTATCGCCACCATCGCCGGTCACTTCCCGCTGGTGCTGGTCACGGGCGCCGGGGCTGCGGCGCGCAACTCCATCGGACTGGTGCTGGTCGGCGGCATGGCCATCGGCACCCTGTTCACACTGTTCGCGGTACCGGCGCTCTATGTGCTGCTGGCCAAGGAGAGACGCCGGGAGCCGTCTCAGGAGCTGTCGGCGCCGAGTGCCGTTCACTGGCGATCCAGCGAGACCAGCCGATTGTTCTGA
- a CDS encoding efflux RND transporter periplasmic adaptor subunit has translation MLRKIFMTAIAVSLLIGALVYAKLGQFSAMGRAAEAMAVPPETVTAVTVDEALWERSIAAVGTLEPVQGVMVSAEVGGRVTRIDFASGAAVKAGDVLLRLDTSSEEAQLASAEAAATLAKADLTRVRAMDARKLSSQDALDAAEAKAKETQAQVVNMRALIAKKTVRAPFGGRLGLRLVNLGQVLQEGDRIVSLQTLDPIYVDFSIPQQRLGDLRHDMTVRVRADAAPDETFSGAIIAVSPEVDAVTRSVRVRAQIANPGERLRAGMFARVEVVLQDRQPVLPVPATAVLYAPYGDSVFVIEERKNDTTGATEPVLRQQFVRLGRARGDFVDVTDGLKAGETVVTSGVFKLRTGMTVVIDNRLAPAAGLEPNPSDS, from the coding sequence ATGCTACGCAAAATTTTCATGACGGCCATCGCCGTTTCTCTCCTCATCGGCGCCCTCGTCTATGCCAAGCTCGGTCAGTTCTCGGCGATGGGCCGGGCCGCCGAAGCCATGGCGGTCCCCCCCGAGACGGTCACGGCGGTGACGGTGGACGAGGCGCTCTGGGAGCGATCGATCGCCGCCGTCGGCACCCTGGAGCCGGTACAGGGGGTCATGGTCAGCGCCGAGGTCGGCGGGCGGGTGACACGCATCGACTTCGCCTCCGGCGCGGCGGTGAAGGCGGGCGATGTCCTGCTGCGGCTGGATACGTCCAGCGAAGAGGCCCAGTTGGCCTCGGCGGAAGCCGCGGCCACCCTGGCCAAGGCCGACCTGACCCGCGTGCGGGCCATGGATGCGCGCAAGCTGTCCTCGCAGGACGCTCTGGATGCCGCCGAGGCCAAGGCGAAAGAGACCCAGGCCCAGGTCGTCAACATGCGGGCGCTGATCGCCAAGAAGACGGTTCGCGCGCCCTTCGGCGGCCGCCTCGGACTGCGTCTGGTCAATCTCGGGCAGGTGTTGCAGGAAGGCGATCGGATCGTCTCGCTGCAAACCCTGGATCCGATCTATGTCGATTTTTCCATCCCCCAACAACGGCTCGGCGACCTGCGTCACGACATGACCGTGCGTGTCCGCGCCGACGCGGCCCCGGACGAGACCTTCTCCGGCGCCATCATCGCCGTGAGCCCGGAGGTCGATGCCGTCACCCGCAGCGTTCGGGTGCGCGCCCAGATCGCCAATCCCGGCGAACGACTGCGCGCGGGGATGTTCGCCAGGGTCGAGGTGGTGCTGCAGGATCGGCAGCCGGTCCTGCCGGTTCCGGCCACGGCGGTGCTCTATGCGCCCTATGGGGATTCGGTGTTCGTGATCGAAGAGCGGAAAAACGACACGACCGGCGCGACCGAGCCGGTGCTGCGCCAGCAGTTCGTGCGCCTCGGACGCGCGCGCGGCGATTTCGTCGACGTGACCGACGGACTGAAGGCGGGCGAGACGGTCGTCACCAGCGGGGTCTTCAAGCTGCGCACCGGCATGACGGTGGTGATCGACAATCGGCTCGCTCCGGCCGCCGGTCTGGAGCCGAACCCGAGTGATTCCTGA
- a CDS encoding NAD+ synthase: MNPLVGDVAGNAERLIAAAQRAREQGVDLLVCPELALTGYPPEDLLLRPEFIARVETALERLQSEIQGITLVLGYPRASVGGLFNVAGVIRDGALFAEYAKQHLPNYSVFDEKRYFQPGTGATVFEHCGLRFGLSVCEDIWWEEPTRESAEAGAQVLLNLNASPFHGGKIAEREALVARRARAHGLTILYANLVGGQDELVFDGASFVVDPDGRITHRASVFTETTLVLKLDADGVPVTAGAEPLTDWPGEEETIYEALVLGVRDYVRKNGFEGAVLGLSGGIDSALTLAIAVDALGAERVEAVLMPSRYTADMSNEDALEQARRLRVSSRVIPIEPAFRAFLDLLEPVFAGRPADVTEENIQARCRGIILMAISNKSGRILLTTGNKSEMAVGYATLYGDMAGGFAPIKDVPKMLVYRLARYRNGRSPVIPERVIERAPSAELRPDQTDQDSLPPYDLLDAILKLYIEDDEGVDAIVARGYPADVVRRVARLVDRNEYKRRQAPPGVRISQRAFGRDRRYPITSGF; the protein is encoded by the coding sequence ATGAACCCTTTGGTCGGCGACGTGGCCGGCAATGCCGAGCGTCTGATCGCGGCAGCTCAGCGCGCGCGCGAGCAGGGCGTCGATCTGCTGGTCTGCCCCGAGCTGGCCCTGACCGGCTATCCGCCCGAGGATCTGCTGCTGCGCCCCGAGTTCATCGCGCGAGTCGAGACGGCGCTGGAGCGTCTCCAGTCGGAGATACAGGGCATCACCCTGGTACTCGGCTACCCGCGCGCCTCGGTCGGCGGGCTGTTCAACGTCGCCGGTGTGATCCGCGACGGCGCCCTGTTCGCCGAGTACGCCAAACAGCATCTGCCCAACTACAGCGTCTTCGACGAAAAACGCTACTTCCAGCCCGGCACGGGTGCCACCGTCTTCGAGCACTGCGGACTGCGTTTCGGTCTGAGCGTCTGCGAGGACATCTGGTGGGAGGAGCCGACCCGCGAGTCCGCCGAGGCCGGTGCCCAGGTGCTGCTCAATCTCAACGCCTCGCCCTTCCACGGCGGCAAGATCGCCGAGCGCGAAGCGCTGGTAGCGCGTCGCGCGCGCGCCCATGGCCTGACCATCCTCTATGCCAATCTGGTCGGCGGTCAGGACGAACTGGTGTTCGATGGGGCCTCCTTCGTCGTCGATCCCGATGGCCGGATCACGCACCGCGCGAGCGTGTTCACCGAAACGACGCTCGTCCTCAAGCTCGATGCCGATGGGGTACCCGTCACGGCGGGGGCCGAACCTCTCACCGACTGGCCCGGCGAGGAGGAGACGATCTACGAGGCGCTGGTGCTGGGCGTGCGCGACTATGTGCGCAAGAACGGCTTCGAGGGTGCGGTACTTGGACTGTCCGGCGGCATCGATTCGGCCCTGACGCTGGCGATCGCCGTGGATGCACTCGGCGCCGAGCGGGTGGAGGCCGTGCTCATGCCCTCGCGCTACACCGCCGACATGAGCAACGAGGATGCGCTCGAACAGGCCCGCCGCCTGCGCGTGTCGAGCCGCGTCATCCCGATCGAGCCGGCCTTCCGGGCCTTTCTCGACCTGCTCGAACCCGTCTTCGCCGGCCGGCCGGCGGACGTCACCGAGGAGAACATCCAGGCGCGCTGTCGCGGCATCATCCTCATGGCCATCAGCAACAAGTCCGGGCGTATCCTGCTGACCACGGGCAACAAGAGCGAGATGGCCGTCGGCTATGCCACGCTCTATGGCGACATGGCCGGCGGTTTCGCGCCGATCAAGGACGTGCCCAAGATGCTGGTCTACCGGCTGGCGCGCTATCGCAACGGCCGCTCGCCGGTGATCCCGGAGCGGGTGATCGAGCGCGCGCCCTCGGCCGAGCTGCGTCCCGACCAGACCGACCAGGACAGCCTGCCGCCCTATGACCTGCTCGACGCCATCCTCAAACTCTATATCGAGGACGACGAGGGCGTGGACGCCATCGTGGCGCGCGGCTATCCGGCCGATGTGGTCAGGCGCGTGGCACGGCTGGTCGACCGCAATGAGTACAAACGCCGTCAGGCCCCGCCCGGCGTGCGTATCTCGCAACGCGCCTTCGGACGCGACCGGCGCTATCCGATCACCAGCGGTTTCTAG
- a CDS encoding P-II family nitrogen regulator has product MKKVEAIIKPFKLDDVREALSAAGITGMTAIEVKGFGRQKGHTELYRGAEYVVDFLPKVKIELVLADDQVEECINAITTAARTGKIGDGKIFVSDVTRVVRIRTGEENEAAI; this is encoded by the coding sequence ATGAAAAAGGTCGAAGCGATCATCAAACCCTTCAAGCTGGACGACGTGCGCGAGGCGCTGTCGGCGGCCGGCATCACGGGCATGACGGCGATCGAGGTCAAGGGCTTCGGCCGTCAAAAGGGCCACACCGAGCTCTATCGCGGCGCGGAGTACGTGGTCGATTTCCTGCCCAAGGTCAAGATCGAGCTGGTGCTGGCCGACGATCAGGTCGAGGAGTGCATCAATGCCATCACCACGGCCGCGCGCACCGGCAAGATCGGTGACGGCAAGATCTTCGTCTCGGATGTGACGCGCGTGGTGCGCATCCGCACCGGCGAGGAGAACGAGGCCGCGATCTGA
- a CDS encoding outer membrane protein assembly factor BamD codes for MSRTLTRLTALLLAVTLTGCGIFGKEIDETEGWSAAKLYSEAASQLDSGSYKRAIELYQKLEARYPFGRYAMQAQLDVAYAHYRADEPEEALAAADRFIKLYPQNPYVDYAYYLKGIVNYNRSIGFLDRFIPTDASQRDPGSALDAFKDFAILVERFPNSKYAEDARQRMIYLRSNLAMNEVHVARYYMKRGAYLAAANRANHVIQHYQRTSAVDDALEVMIDAYRALGKEDLAADAKRVLDLNRQQGRFIADEVRPEKVDLARRLWDYLQLDRN; via the coding sequence ATGTCACGAACGTTAACACGATTGACCGCGCTCCTGCTCGCCGTGACGCTCACCGGATGCGGGATCTTCGGCAAGGAGATCGATGAAACCGAGGGGTGGAGCGCCGCCAAGCTCTATTCAGAGGCCGCCTCCCAGCTCGACTCGGGCTCCTACAAGCGCGCCATCGAACTCTATCAGAAGCTCGAGGCCCGCTATCCCTTCGGGCGCTATGCCATGCAGGCGCAACTCGATGTCGCCTATGCCCATTATCGGGCCGACGAACCCGAGGAGGCGCTCGCGGCGGCCGACCGCTTCATCAAGCTCTATCCCCAGAATCCCTATGTCGACTATGCCTACTATCTGAAGGGTATCGTCAACTACAACCGCAGTATCGGCTTCCTCGACCGCTTCATCCCGACCGACGCCTCACAGCGCGATCCGGGCTCGGCGCTCGACGCCTTCAAGGACTTCGCGATCCTGGTCGAGCGCTTCCCGAACAGCAAGTACGCCGAGGACGCGCGCCAGCGCATGATCTATCTACGCAGCAACCTGGCCATGAACGAGGTCCATGTCGCACGCTACTACATGAAGCGAGGGGCCTATCTGGCGGCGGCCAATCGCGCCAACCACGTCATCCAGCACTATCAGCGCACCAGCGCCGTGGATGATGCGCTCGAAGTGATGATCGACGCCTATCGCGCGCTCGGCAAGGAGGATCTGGCGGCCGACGCCAAACGGGTGCTCGACCTCAACCGCCAGCAGGGGCGCTTCATCGCCGACGAAGTCCGGCCCGAGAAGGTCGATCTGGCACGCCGGCTCTGGGACTATCTCCAGCTCGACCGGAACTGA
- the rluD gene encoding 23S rRNA pseudouridine(1911/1915/1917) synthase RluD: MKPFSTETIRRSLRVESDLAGGRLDRVLAQLLPEFSRGRLQQWIEAGQVLVDDRPCRGRDKVWGGESIRIEAELAVIDEHRPQAIALDPVYEDDHLLVIDKPAGLVVHPAAGNPDGTLQNALLHHAPELATLPRAGIVHRLDKDTTGLMVVARTLQAHCALVEQLQRRVVHREYRALVLGTLIAGGRVEAPIGRHPTQRVKMAVVGNGREAITHYRVLESYPGHTLLAVELETGRTHQIRVHMAHIHHPLVGDTTYGARPRPPRGCRPELAAALQSFPRQALHAIRLGLIHPATGAEMQWEVPMAPDLDALLELFRREVADGADRA; encoded by the coding sequence ATGAAGCCCTTTTCCACTGAAACCATCCGGCGCTCGCTCCGGGTCGAGTCCGATCTCGCCGGCGGCCGGCTCGACCGCGTGCTGGCGCAGTTGCTGCCGGAGTTCTCGCGCGGTCGGCTCCAGCAATGGATCGAGGCCGGTCAGGTGCTGGTCGACGACCGGCCGTGCCGGGGGCGCGACAAGGTCTGGGGCGGCGAGTCGATCCGCATCGAGGCCGAATTGGCCGTGATCGACGAGCACCGGCCGCAGGCGATTGCGCTCGATCCGGTCTATGAGGACGATCATCTGCTGGTGATCGATAAACCCGCCGGACTGGTCGTGCATCCGGCGGCCGGCAATCCCGACGGCACGCTCCAGAACGCGCTGCTGCACCATGCGCCCGAGCTGGCGACCCTGCCGCGCGCCGGGATCGTGCATCGGCTCGACAAGGACACCACGGGATTGATGGTGGTCGCGCGCACACTCCAGGCGCATTGTGCGCTGGTCGAGCAGCTCCAGCGGCGGGTCGTGCATCGCGAGTATCGCGCCCTGGTGCTGGGCACTCTGATCGCGGGCGGTCGGGTCGAGGCGCCCATCGGCCGGCATCCGACCCAGCGCGTCAAGATGGCCGTGGTCGGCAACGGGCGCGAGGCCATCACCCATTATCGTGTCCTGGAATCCTATCCGGGGCATACGCTGCTGGCCGTCGAGCTGGAGACCGGACGCACCCATCAGATTCGCGTGCACATGGCGCACATCCATCATCCGCTGGTCGGTGACACGACCTATGGCGCCCGACCGCGTCCGCCGCGCGGCTGTCGCCCCGAGCTGGCCGCCGCGCTCCAGAGTTTTCCGCGTCAGGCATTGCACGCCATCCGTCTGGGACTCATCCATCCGGCGACCGGCGCCGAGATGCAGTGGGAGGTGCCGATGGCCCCAGACCTCGACGCACTGTTGGAGTTGTTTCGCCGGGAGGTGGCCGATGGAGCTGATCGAGCCTGA